A window of the Streptomyces sp. NBC_01351 genome harbors these coding sequences:
- the sepX gene encoding divisome protein SepX/GlpR has product MSSSGLIYAVIVGAWAAYLVPMWLRRQDELNEARPTERFSTAIRLLSGRAGMERRYAKGLRERGDEEAEPQPHADPDAVTETVDSVDADARAFVVPPTRAEPRPAAAAAEREHRAERARREQRLQVLARRRRTTALLFLVFTLGAVVAAVGGLRYLWAPAVPALLLSTYIVHLRVQERRRYEFTMDRRRAEAAARHLRENRPRRGPSEESAPAGTDPDPAPPVSPQEAGRRALVEQTDHAEWVDQQRERERGPARGDSWEPVPVPLPTYVTAPVAPRATGPATPDAWSATRSSTAEPTEPRLRAQPQPPTPKPDAKPQSSTPRPRGQGRGRTPLFDQYESDDRPRAANE; this is encoded by the coding sequence GTGAGCAGCAGCGGCCTCATCTACGCAGTCATTGTCGGGGCCTGGGCCGCCTACTTGGTGCCCATGTGGCTCCGGAGGCAGGACGAGCTGAACGAAGCCCGTCCGACGGAACGCTTCTCCACTGCCATTCGGCTGCTTTCCGGCCGGGCGGGAATGGAGCGCCGTTACGCCAAGGGGCTGCGTGAGCGCGGTGACGAAGAGGCGGAGCCCCAGCCCCACGCGGACCCGGACGCGGTGACGGAAACGGTCGATTCCGTCGACGCCGACGCCCGGGCCTTCGTCGTACCCCCGACCAGGGCGGAGCCGAGACCGGCCGCTGCCGCTGCCGAACGGGAACACCGCGCGGAGCGGGCCCGGCGCGAACAGCGCCTCCAGGTCCTCGCGCGCCGCCGGCGCACCACCGCGCTCCTCTTCCTCGTCTTCACCCTCGGTGCGGTCGTCGCAGCGGTGGGCGGCCTGCGCTACCTCTGGGCCCCGGCCGTGCCCGCCCTGCTCCTGAGCACGTACATCGTGCACCTGAGGGTCCAGGAGCGGCGCCGCTACGAGTTCACGATGGACCGGCGCCGCGCCGAGGCGGCCGCGCGCCACCTGAGGGAGAACCGCCCGCGCCGGGGCCCCTCCGAGGAGAGCGCGCCGGCGGGCACCGACCCGGACCCCGCGCCACCGGTCTCCCCGCAGGAAGCCGGGCGGCGCGCGCTGGTCGAGCAGACCGACCACGCCGAGTGGGTGGACCAGCAGCGCGAGCGCGAGCGCGGCCCCGCGCGCGGTGACAGCTGGGAGCCGGTCCCGGTCCCGCTGCCGACGTACGTGACGGCCCCCGTGGCCCCCCGCGCCACCGGCCCCGCGACCCCGGACGCCTGGAGCGCGACCCGCTCCAGCACGGCCGAACCGACGGAACCCCGCCTGCGCGCCCAGCCGCAGCCCCCGACCCCGAAGCCGGACGCGAAGCCCCAGTCGTCGACCCCGCGCCCCCGCGGCCAGGGCCGCGGCCGCACGCCGCTGTTCGACCAGTACGAGAGCGACGACCGCCCGCGCGCCGCGAACGAGTGA
- a CDS encoding GNAT family N-acetyltransferase, protein MVLKDGDVTLRPIKLRDQKAWREVNRRNRDWLRPWEATIPPPAPWGPVIQRPTYRQMVRHLRAEANAGRMLPFVIEYQGRLVGQLTVAGITWGSMCAAHVGYWVDRDVAGRGVMPTAVALAVDHCFGMVGLHRIEVCIRPENGPSRRVVEKLGLREEGLRPRYLHIDGAWRDHLVYAVTAEEVPEGLLRRWHRARQAQSPPK, encoded by the coding sequence GTGGTCCTGAAGGACGGCGACGTCACGCTCCGGCCGATAAAACTGCGGGACCAGAAGGCCTGGCGCGAGGTCAACCGCCGCAACCGGGACTGGCTGCGGCCGTGGGAGGCCACGATCCCGCCGCCCGCCCCGTGGGGGCCGGTGATCCAGCGGCCGACGTACCGTCAGATGGTCCGCCACCTGCGGGCGGAGGCGAACGCGGGCCGGATGCTGCCCTTCGTCATCGAGTACCAGGGCCGGCTGGTCGGCCAGCTCACGGTCGCCGGGATCACCTGGGGCTCGATGTGCGCGGCCCACGTCGGCTACTGGGTGGACCGCGACGTGGCGGGCCGCGGCGTGATGCCGACGGCGGTCGCGCTCGCCGTGGACCACTGCTTCGGGATGGTCGGACTGCACCGGATCGAGGTGTGCATCCGCCCCGAGAACGGGCCGAGCCGCCGGGTCGTGGAGAAGCTGGGCCTGCGCGAGGAGGGGCTGCGCCCGCGCTACCTGCACATCGACGGCGCCTGGCGCGACCACCTCGTCTACGCGGTCACGGCGGAGGAGGTGCCGGAGGGGCTGCTGCGCCGTTGGCACCGGGCCCGTCAGGCACAGTCCCCGCCGAAATAG
- the galU gene encoding UTP--glucose-1-phosphate uridylyltransferase GalU, producing MTMLHPVIKKAVIPAAGLGTRFLPATKATPKEMLPVVDKPAIQYVVEEAVGAGLDDVLMITGRNKRALEDHFDRNYELESALIAKGDDDRLKKVQESSDLATMHYVRQGDPRGLGHAVLCAEPHVGREPFAVLLGDDLIDPRDPLLRQMADIYARTGGTVIALMEVDPANVHLYGCAAIEATDEEDVVRITGLVEKPDPADAPSNYAVIGRYVLNPAIFDILRETEPGRGGEIQLTDALQKLAADETIGGPVHGVVFRGRRYDTGDRGDYLRAIVRLACEREDLGPEFRTWLHRYVTEEM from the coding sequence ATGACTATGTTGCACCCCGTGATCAAGAAGGCCGTGATCCCGGCCGCGGGCCTCGGTACTCGCTTCCTTCCGGCGACCAAGGCGACCCCGAAGGAAATGCTCCCGGTTGTGGACAAGCCGGCCATCCAGTACGTGGTCGAGGAGGCTGTCGGCGCCGGCCTCGACGACGTCCTGATGATCACTGGGCGTAACAAGCGTGCCCTGGAAGACCACTTCGACCGGAACTACGAGCTGGAGTCGGCCCTCATCGCCAAGGGCGACGACGACCGGCTGAAGAAGGTCCAGGAGTCCAGCGACCTGGCCACCATGCACTACGTCCGCCAGGGCGACCCGCGGGGCCTCGGCCACGCCGTGCTGTGCGCCGAGCCGCACGTCGGCCGCGAGCCCTTCGCCGTCCTCCTCGGCGACGACCTCATCGACCCGCGCGACCCCCTCCTGCGTCAGATGGCCGACATCTACGCCCGCACGGGCGGCACCGTCATCGCGCTCATGGAGGTGGACCCGGCCAACGTGCACCTCTACGGCTGCGCCGCCATCGAGGCCACCGACGAGGAGGACGTGGTCCGGATCACCGGGCTCGTCGAGAAGCCGGACCCGGCCGACGCCCCCAGCAATTACGCGGTCATCGGACGCTACGTCCTCAACCCCGCGATCTTCGACATACTGCGGGAGACCGAGCCGGGCCGCGGTGGGGAGATCCAGCTCACCGACGCCCTGCAGAAGCTGGCCGCCGACGAGACCATCGGCGGTCCGGTGCACGGCGTGGTCTTCCGGGGTCGTCGCTACGACACCGGGGACCGCGGCGACTACCTGCGGGCCATCGTCCGCCTCGCGTGCGAGCGCGAGGACCTGGGCCCCGAGTTCCGCACCTGGCTTCACCGTTACGTCACGGAGGAGATGTAG
- a CDS encoding DUF6463 family protein has translation MSIGTASTVSTPPTTTPSARARTLTIWAGRSTVAIGMAHLAVFVPQTWSSWGDWLTGRLHGPAAIEDPANADSLLLFWALPGSFTVPLILLGLLLVRMARTGQEVPRYVPWTLAAWVLVGGWILVPSGFPLGLVPATLLLLAHRARPARA, from the coding sequence ATGAGTATCGGAACTGCAAGTACCGTAAGTACTCCGCCCACCACCACGCCCTCGGCCCGGGCCCGGACCCTGACCATCTGGGCGGGACGCAGCACCGTAGCCATCGGCATGGCCCACCTCGCCGTCTTCGTCCCCCAGACCTGGTCGAGCTGGGGCGACTGGCTCACCGGCCGACTGCACGGCCCGGCCGCCATCGAGGACCCCGCCAACGCCGACTCGCTCCTCCTCTTCTGGGCCCTGCCCGGCAGCTTCACCGTCCCGCTGATCCTGCTCGGCCTGCTGCTCGTCCGGATGGCCCGCACCGGCCAGGAGGTCCCGCGCTACGTGCCCTGGACCCTGGCGGCATGGGTCCTCGTCGGCGGCTGGATCCTCGTACCCTCCGGCTTCCCCCTGGGACTCGTCCCGGCCACCCTGCTCCTCCTCGCGCACCGCGCACGTCCGGCACGCGCCTAA
- a CDS encoding GNAT family N-acetyltransferase, whose translation MSHGIQLRTAPYDHPDAVKLNDQVQLEYRVRYDGEGDETFLDPTMFEPPRGLYLLAYDASGSPIASGGWRSQEENDEGYSDGDAELKRMYVVPEARGLGLARRILATLEDDARAAGRTRMVLETGDQQPEAIALYLSSGYTMSPKFGFYRFHDSSRCMAKPLN comes from the coding sequence ATGTCTCACGGGATCCAGCTCCGCACCGCGCCGTACGACCACCCGGACGCGGTCAAGCTCAACGACCAGGTACAGCTCGAATACCGGGTGCGGTACGACGGCGAGGGTGATGAAACGTTCCTCGACCCGACGATGTTCGAGCCGCCGCGGGGTCTCTACCTGCTCGCGTACGACGCCTCGGGCAGCCCGATAGCGAGCGGCGGCTGGCGGAGCCAGGAGGAGAACGACGAGGGCTACTCGGACGGCGACGCCGAGCTGAAGCGCATGTACGTCGTCCCGGAGGCCCGCGGCCTGGGCCTGGCCCGCCGCATCCTGGCCACCCTGGAGGACGACGCCCGCGCGGCGGGCCGCACCCGCATGGTCCTCGAAACGGGCGACCAGCAGCCGGAGGCGATCGCCCTGTACCTCTCCTCGGGCTACACGATGTCCCCCAAGTTCGGCTTCTACCGCTTCCACGACTCGAGCCGCTGCATGGCAAAGCCGCTCAACTAG
- the glp gene encoding molybdotransferase-like divisome protein Glp: MSSSAPQDTGHRLWSVDEHLADVLAAIRPLEPIELQLLDAQGCVLVEDVTVPVALPPFDNSSMDGYAVRVADVQGASEEFPAVLTVVGDVAAGSGGLPDGGAVGPGEAARIMTGAPLPPGAEAVVPVEWTDGGTGGGAAAGMTPASAAPEGAAGEVRVHRAAEARAHVRSRGSDVQAGDLALAAGTVLGPPQIALLAAIGRGTVRVRPRPRVVVLSTGSELVQPGEALAAGTIYDSNSFALAAAARDAGAIAYRVGAVADDADTLRSTIEDQLIRADLLVTTGGVSVGAYDVVKEALSSVALGEGADGEAVDGGRMDFRKLAMQPGKPQGFGTIGPDHTPLLALPGNPVSSYVSFELFVRPAIRALMGLPDSEVRRPVVRAVLEADKALGSPAGRRQFLRGKYDADSGTVSPVGGSGSHLIAALAHADSLIVVPEDVTSVESGTELEVVLLG, translated from the coding sequence TTGAGCAGTTCCGCACCGCAGGACACCGGCCACCGTCTGTGGTCCGTGGACGAGCACCTCGCGGACGTCCTCGCCGCGATCCGCCCGCTGGAGCCCATCGAGCTCCAGCTGCTGGACGCCCAGGGCTGTGTCCTGGTCGAGGACGTCACCGTGCCCGTCGCCCTCCCGCCCTTCGACAACAGCTCCATGGACGGCTATGCCGTCAGGGTGGCCGACGTCCAGGGTGCGAGCGAGGAGTTCCCCGCGGTGCTGACGGTCGTCGGGGACGTCGCGGCGGGCAGTGGTGGGCTACCCGATGGCGGTGCAGTCGGCCCCGGCGAGGCCGCCCGCATCATGACCGGCGCCCCGCTCCCGCCCGGCGCGGAAGCCGTCGTACCGGTCGAGTGGACCGACGGCGGTACGGGCGGGGGCGCGGCCGCCGGGATGACCCCGGCCAGTGCCGCCCCCGAGGGTGCGGCCGGCGAGGTACGGGTGCACCGCGCGGCCGAGGCGCGGGCGCACGTCCGCTCGCGCGGCAGTGACGTACAGGCCGGGGACCTCGCGCTGGCCGCGGGCACGGTGCTCGGCCCGCCGCAGATCGCCCTGCTCGCCGCCATCGGCCGCGGCACCGTCCGGGTGCGGCCCAGGCCGCGCGTGGTCGTCCTCTCCACCGGCAGCGAGCTGGTCCAGCCGGGCGAGGCGCTGGCCGCCGGAACGATCTACGACTCCAACAGCTTCGCGCTGGCCGCGGCCGCGCGGGACGCCGGGGCCATCGCCTACCGGGTCGGGGCCGTCGCGGACGACGCCGACACCCTGCGCTCCACCATCGAGGACCAGCTGATCCGTGCCGACCTGCTCGTCACCACGGGCGGGGTCAGCGTCGGCGCGTACGACGTGGTCAAGGAGGCGCTGTCCTCGGTCGCCCTGGGCGAGGGCGCCGACGGCGAGGCCGTGGACGGCGGCCGGATGGACTTCCGCAAGCTCGCCATGCAGCCCGGCAAGCCGCAGGGCTTCGGCACCATCGGCCCGGACCACACCCCGCTGCTGGCCCTGCCCGGCAACCCGGTGTCCTCGTACGTCTCCTTCGAGCTCTTCGTGCGCCCCGCCATCCGGGCCCTCATGGGCCTGCCGGATTCCGAGGTGCGCCGGCCCGTCGTGCGGGCGGTGCTGGAGGCCGACAAGGCGCTCGGCTCCCCGGCCGGCCGCCGCCAGTTCCTGCGCGGGAAGTACGACGCGGACAGCGGCACGGTCAGCCCGGTCGGCGGATCGGGCTCCCACCTGATCGCCGCGCTGGCCCACGCCGACTCGCTGATCGTCGTACCGGAGGACGTCACCTCGGTGGAGTCCGGGACCGAGCTGGAAGTGGTCCTGCTCGGCTGA
- the moaC gene encoding cyclic pyranopterin monophosphate synthase MoaC: MSTHSRLTHIDEAGAARMVDVSEKDVTTRTARASGRVLVSPRVIELLRGEGVPKGDALATARIAGIMGAKKTPDLIPLCHPLAVSGVKVDLKVADDAVEILATVKTTDRTGVEMEALTAVAVAGLTVIDMVKAVDKGAVITDVRVEEKTGGKSGDWARS; the protein is encoded by the coding sequence ATGAGTACCCACAGCAGGCTGACCCACATCGACGAGGCCGGCGCGGCCCGGATGGTCGACGTCTCCGAGAAGGACGTCACCACCCGGACGGCCCGCGCCAGCGGCCGGGTACTGGTCTCCCCCCGGGTGATCGAGCTGCTGCGCGGCGAGGGCGTCCCCAAGGGCGACGCCCTCGCGACGGCGCGGATCGCCGGGATCATGGGTGCGAAGAAGACCCCCGACCTGATCCCGCTCTGCCACCCGCTGGCCGTCTCGGGAGTGAAGGTCGACCTGAAGGTCGCCGACGACGCCGTCGAGATCCTCGCCACCGTCAAGACGACCGACCGCACGGGCGTCGAGATGGAGGCGCTCACCGCCGTCGCGGTCGCCGGACTCACCGTGATCGACATGGTGAAGGCCGTCGACAAGGGCGCCGTCATCACGGACGTCCGGGTGGAGGAGAAGACGGGCGGCAAGTCCGGCGACTGGGCGCGCTCGTGA
- a CDS encoding CoA transferase: protein MTNVVDGVGRVGGTAQAWAALGGAPELAGRVRYRGVGDLGEGPLPVDELARSTVGVCALAAAELAAVRAGGGAGDVAPLVVDEGAVATAFVSERHLRVQGRAPVSFAPLSGFWQAADGGWVRTHANYPHHEAALVRGLGLPAATPEALRAAVSGRPAVEVQEAVYAEGGLAVAVAEAYGEPQPLVEPVRESGARGRRLGPAPVGRPAAGVRVLDLTRVIAGPVATRTLGLLGADVLRIDPPGLPEADDAYADTGFGKRSALLDLAEPGDRAVFEGLLAEADVVVSGYRPGALERYGLGAAELLERRPGLVVAELCAWGWRGWGPWAGRRGFDSLVQAGYGIAARCAGAGGVPRGVPGALPAQALDHGTGYLVAAGVLRALAEGGGRGLRFSLAGTGSWLVRGLGAGEGSAGAGAGAGADAGGGYSAGGWLREVDSGYGGLRYAASPFGDWARGPSRWGGDAAVWLPRG from the coding sequence ATGACGAACGTCGTTGATGGGGTTGGGCGGGTTGGCGGGACGGCCCAGGCGTGGGCGGCCCTCGGCGGGGCGCCGGAGCTGGCGGGGCGCGTGCGGTACAGGGGGGTCGGGGACCTGGGGGAAGGGCCGCTCCCGGTGGACGAGTTGGCGCGGTCCACGGTCGGGGTGTGCGCGCTGGCGGCGGCCGAGCTGGCCGCCGTACGGGCCGGTGGCGGGGCGGGTGACGTGGCTCCGCTCGTGGTGGACGAGGGCGCGGTCGCGACGGCGTTCGTCAGCGAGCGGCACCTGCGGGTGCAGGGGCGGGCGCCGGTGAGCTTCGCGCCGTTGTCCGGCTTCTGGCAGGCGGCGGACGGCGGGTGGGTGCGTACGCATGCCAACTACCCGCATCACGAGGCGGCGCTGGTGCGCGGGCTGGGGCTGCCGGCCGCGACGCCGGAGGCGCTGCGGGCGGCGGTTTCGGGGCGGCCGGCCGTCGAGGTGCAGGAGGCGGTGTACGCGGAGGGCGGGCTGGCCGTCGCGGTGGCCGAGGCGTACGGGGAGCCGCAGCCGCTGGTGGAGCCCGTACGGGAATCAGGCGCTCGGGGTCGGCGGCTCGGGCCGGCCCCCGTCGGGCGGCCCGCGGCCGGGGTGCGGGTGCTGGACCTGACCCGGGTCATAGCCGGGCCGGTGGCCACGCGGACGCTCGGGCTGCTGGGCGCGGACGTGCTGCGGATCGACCCGCCGGGGTTGCCCGAAGCGGACGACGCGTACGCGGACACAGGCTTCGGGAAGCGGTCGGCGCTGCTGGACCTGGCGGAGCCGGGGGACCGGGCGGTGTTCGAGGGGCTGCTGGCCGAGGCCGACGTGGTGGTGTCGGGATACCGGCCGGGAGCGCTGGAGCGGTACGGGCTGGGCGCGGCGGAGCTGCTGGAGCGGCGGCCGGGGCTGGTGGTGGCCGAGCTGTGCGCGTGGGGGTGGCGGGGGTGGGGCCCGTGGGCGGGGCGGAGGGGGTTCGACTCGTTGGTGCAGGCGGGGTACGGGATCGCTGCGCGCTGTGCGGGGGCGGGGGGTGTGCCGCGGGGTGTGCCCGGGGCGCTGCCGGCGCAGGCGCTGGACCACGGGACGGGGTACCTCGTGGCGGCCGGTGTGCTGAGGGCGCTGGCGGAGGGGGGTGGGCGGGGGCTGCGGTTCTCCCTCGCCGGGACGGGGTCGTGGCTGGTGCGGGGGTTGGGGGCGGGTGAGGGTTCTGCCGGTGCCGGTGCCGGTGCCGGTGCCGATGCCGGTGGCGGGTACTCGGCCGGGGGGTGGCTGCGGGAGGTGGACTCGGGGTACGGGGGGCTGCGGTACGCCGCGAGTCCCTTCGGGGATTGGGCGCGGGGGCCGTCGCGCTGGGGCGGGGACGCGGCCGTCTGGCTCCCGCGGGGGTAG
- a CDS encoding MogA/MoaB family molybdenum cofactor biosynthesis protein: protein MNAPRGGEVHSHSHGPADPVEPAAPASTGRALVVTASNRASQGVYADKGGPLLAEALEKLGFTVDGPRVVPDGDPVEQALREGVAAGYDVILTTGGTGISPTDRTPDATARVLDYEVPGIPQAIRAEGLAKVPTAALSRGLAGVAGHTLIVNLPGSTGGVRDGLAVLARILPHAVDQIRGGDHASPAQPSGSTS from the coding sequence GTGAACGCCCCGCGCGGCGGCGAGGTCCACAGCCACAGTCACGGTCCCGCCGACCCCGTTGAGCCGGCCGCACCCGCTTCCACGGGCAGGGCCCTGGTCGTCACCGCCTCCAACCGGGCCTCGCAGGGCGTGTACGCCGACAAGGGCGGTCCGCTGCTCGCCGAGGCGCTGGAGAAGCTCGGTTTCACCGTGGACGGCCCGCGGGTCGTCCCGGACGGCGATCCGGTCGAGCAGGCGCTGCGCGAGGGCGTGGCCGCGGGCTACGACGTCATCCTGACCACCGGCGGCACCGGCATCTCGCCCACCGACCGCACCCCCGACGCCACCGCGCGGGTCCTCGACTACGAGGTACCGGGCATCCCGCAGGCCATCCGCGCCGAGGGCCTGGCGAAGGTGCCGACCGCGGCGCTGTCCCGCGGCCTGGCGGGCGTCGCCGGACACACCCTGATCGTCAACCTGCCGGGCTCCACGGGCGGGGTGCGCGACGGCCTCGCCGTCCTGGCCCGGATCCTGCCGCACGCCGTGGACCAGATCCGCGGCGGTGACCACGCCAGCCCGGCACAACCCTCCGGGAGCACGAGCTGA
- a CDS encoding TetR/AcrR family transcriptional regulator has product MEPSKQPAKQTTGRPRDSRVDDAIRDAVRELVPEVGYAALTMDAVAAKARVGKAAIYRRHASRGEMVFSVLVHGGEPEPLPDTGTLLGDLTALATLVLGTFSDPVVSAVTPGLLADLKQQPEIAARFQETFIAGERTVVVGLLERALERGELAVMPDPAMVHAAVLGTVFAWVFLLAMPPDPALAPGVASMVVAGIAEWGS; this is encoded by the coding sequence GTGGAGCCTTCGAAGCAACCCGCGAAACAAACCACCGGCCGGCCGCGTGACAGCCGGGTGGACGACGCGATCCGTGACGCCGTACGCGAGTTGGTCCCGGAAGTGGGGTACGCCGCGCTGACCATGGACGCCGTGGCCGCCAAGGCGCGCGTGGGCAAGGCGGCCATCTACCGGCGCCACGCCTCGCGCGGCGAAATGGTCTTCTCCGTGCTCGTGCACGGGGGTGAGCCGGAGCCGCTGCCGGATACGGGGACGCTGCTCGGAGATCTCACCGCGCTCGCCACTCTGGTGCTCGGGACCTTCTCCGACCCTGTCGTTTCCGCCGTGACCCCCGGTCTGCTCGCCGACTTGAAGCAGCAGCCCGAGATCGCGGCGCGCTTCCAGGAGACCTTCATCGCCGGGGAGCGGACGGTGGTGGTGGGGCTGTTGGAACGGGCTCTTGAACGGGGTGAGTTGGCTGTGATGCCGGACCCCGCGATGGTTCATGCCGCCGTGCTGGGCACCGTCTTCGCCTGGGTGTTCCTGCTGGCCATGCCGCCTGACCCGGCCCTGGCGCCGGGTGTCGCCTCGATGGTCGTGGCCGGGATCGCAGAATGGGGTTCATGA
- a CDS encoding 5-formyltetrahydrofolate cyclo-ligase produces MNENPHASPTKAELRRELLAARRALSPDDSRTAARALAVRALELPELAGARTVAAYVSVGAEPGTRELLDALRAAGKRVLLPLLLPDNDLDWASYEGPASLAEAAHPGKMRLLEPTGPALGPDAVTGADAVLLPGLAVDGRGMRLGRGGGSYDRVLERLDRAGAHPALVVLLYDDEVVARVPEEPHDHPVQAVATPSGVLRFV; encoded by the coding sequence GTGAATGAGAACCCGCACGCCTCCCCGACCAAGGCAGAACTGCGCCGAGAACTCCTCGCCGCCCGCCGCGCCTTGTCCCCCGACGACTCCCGTACGGCGGCCCGCGCACTCGCCGTCCGGGCCCTTGAACTGCCCGAACTGGCCGGCGCGCGCACGGTGGCCGCGTACGTCTCCGTCGGCGCGGAACCGGGCACCCGCGAGCTCCTCGACGCGCTGCGCGCGGCCGGCAAGCGGGTGCTGCTGCCCCTGCTGCTGCCGGACAACGATCTCGACTGGGCGTCCTACGAGGGCCCGGCGAGCCTCGCCGAGGCCGCGCACCCCGGGAAGATGCGGCTGCTGGAGCCGACCGGCCCGGCGCTCGGGCCGGACGCGGTGACCGGCGCCGACGCCGTACTGCTGCCGGGGCTCGCGGTGGACGGGCGCGGGATGCGGCTCGGCCGCGGCGGAGGCTCGTACGACCGGGTGCTGGAGCGGCTGGACCGCGCGGGGGCGCATCCCGCGCTGGTGGTGCTCCTCTACGACGACGAGGTGGTCGCCCGGGTCCCGGAGGAACCGCACGACCACCCCGTGCAGGCGGTGGCCACCCCTTCCGGGGTGCTCCGCTTCGTCTGA